From one Mytilus edulis chromosome 1, xbMytEdul2.2, whole genome shotgun sequence genomic stretch:
- the LOC139491712 gene encoding RAB7A-interacting MON1-CCZ1 complex subunit 1-like, with translation MTTHITERLNQIHKLCEKALISNDDNVLKQLKDKCTCSIDVCKKTPSEESLIELLKQYAQIVLDYTYVDETKLVEELFPQDTCKERIHTIFVWIDTIEELVKKCLPETSMVDCLGHELVECINWRKGALLYMLCSTINGDSNREDQINDEFYMNVKQGIEYLQQMLTGRTNTSEWEGDQDAVNLVNMGIYSDTHLLSMMYAGEMCYWLCNKPGQSTSDFNPKVIGQDLLSKYIVCAKLPVMYGWSTDKAEEFVKVMSS, from the exons ATGACAACACATATCACAGAACGATTGAATCAAATACACAAACTTTGTGAGAAGGCATTGATATCAAATG ATGATAATGTGTTGAAGCAATTGAAGGACAAATGTACCTGTTCCATTGATGTTTGTAAAAAAACACCAAGTGAAGAGAGTTTGATTGAGCTTCTGAAACAATATGCTCAG ATAGTTCTAGATTATACTTACGTTGATGAAACCAAACTTGTAGAAGAACTATTTCCACAAGACACTTGTAAAGAAAGGATACACACCATATTTG tTTGGATAGATACAATAGAAGAACTTGTAAAGAAATGTCTCCCAGAAACATCA ATGGTAGACTGTTTGGGACATGAACTAGTGGAATGTATCAATTGGAGGAAGGGTGCTTTGTTGTATATGTTATGCAGTACAATTAATGGTGATAGTAACAGAGAAGACCAAATAAATGATGAATTTTATatg AATGTAAAGCAGGGTATAGAGTACTTACAGCAGATGTTAACAGGTCGTACCAATACTTCTGAATGGGAGGGTGATCAGGATGCTGTTAACTTAGTAAACATGG GTATATACAGTGACACACACTTACTAAGTATGATGTATGCTGGTGAAAtgtgttattggttatgtaacAAACCAGGACAAAGCACTTCTGACTTTAATCCAAAGGTTATAGGACAAGACTTACTATCAAAATATATTGTGTGTGCAAAATTACCAGTTATGTATGGATGGTCAACAGATAAAGCTGAAGAATTTGTAAAAGTTATGTCATCATGa